From Brevundimonas vesicularis:
GTCCGCCACGCCGGCGGCTCGCAGCTTGAGCCCGACGCCAAGAGCCAGGTCACGATTGAGTACCAGGACGGCAAGCCGGTGCGCGCCACCTCTATCGTCCTGTCGACCCAGCACGCCAAAGGGCTGAGCTCCGAGCAGGTCGCCGAGATCGTCAAACCCTATATCCTCGAAGTGCTGCCGGAAGGCTTCACCGACGAGAACACCGTCTGGCACATCAACCCGACCGGGATTTTCGAGATCGGCGGGCCTGACGGCGACGCCGGCCTGACCGGCCGCAAGATCATCGTCGACACCTACGGCGGCGCGGCGCCTCACGGCGGCGGCGCCTTCTCGGGCAAGGATCCGACCAAGGTGGACCGTTCGGCGGCCTATGCCTGCCGCTACTTGGCCAAGAACGTCGTCGCCGCCGGTCTGGCCGACCGCTGCACGATCCAGATTTCCTACGCCATCGGCGTGGCCAAGCCCCAATCGATCCATGTCGATCTGCACGGCACCGGCAAGATTTCCGAAGCCGTTCTGGAAGACAAGGTTCTGGACCTGATCGGCGGCGCCACGCCGCGTGCGATCCGCCAGCATCTGGGCCTGAACAAGCCCATCTACGCCCGCACCACCGCCTATGGTCACTTCGGCCGCGAGCCGGACGCGGACGGCGGTTTCAGCTGGGAAAAGACCGATCTGGTCGATCAGCTCAAGGCGCTGGCCTAAAGGCTTTTCAGGCGGCCTGGTCGATGATCAGGCCGCGGACGCCTGCCAGATTGGCGTCGGTCAGGTCGGTCTGACGGGTCTGGGCGCCGTGCAGCGTCGCCCGCCCCAGATCGGCGCCCGCCAGCACCGCGCGTCTCAGGTCGGCCCCGGAAAGGTCTGCACCGCGCAGTATGGCGCCGGTGAGGTCGGCCGGCATCAACCGGTCGGCGGCGATCAGAAGCGGCCCCAGTTGCGCCTCGCGCATGTCTGCTCCGTTCAGTCGCGCGCCTCGCAGGCGCGCGCCACGCAGGTCGGCGCGGCGGAGTTTGGCCGAGCGCAGGTCGGCGTTGTCGAGCTGGGCGCCCTGCAACTGCACCCCCTCCATATCCAGGCCGTAGAAGACCGCGCCCTTGGCCGACAGGGCGGTCAGGTTCAGGCCCGTGATCGACTTCAGCGGACGCAGGTCGACGCCGTTGAAGACCGAAGGCTGCCCCTCGGCTCCACCAGTCTCGCACCAGCGCGCATGTTCGCGCAGCATCTCGGCGGCGGGCATTTTTTCCACGGACTCGCAGGACGACTTGTTGTCGGTCAGGGCGCCCTGCATGTCGGCGCCGTCGGCGCGCCACATGGTCGTCTTGCAGCCCACTAGAATGGCGTCGCGCAGGTCCGCGCCCGACAGGTCCGCCCCTGACAGATCCGCGCCGGCGAGGTCGGCCCCGCGGAAATCCGCCTGTTTCAGATTGGCCCGCACCAGCTTGCAGTCCTTCATCACCGCGCCGGAGAAGTCGGCCTTCACGGCGATGACGCCGGCCATCTTGGAGCGTTGAAGATTGGCGCCG
This genomic window contains:
- the metK gene encoding methionine adenosyltransferase; the protein is MAARSSFLFTSESVSEGHPDKVADRISDTVVDAFLAKDPEARVACETLVTTQRIVLAGEVRATQPGNTKEENEAFTQSIIDSLEPLVRAAVKDIGYEQDGFHWETADYSCFLHAQSADIAVGVDSTNEKDEGAGDQGIMFGYASNETPELMPATLQYSHNILKRLAEVRHAGGSQLEPDAKSQVTIEYQDGKPVRATSIVLSTQHAKGLSSEQVAEIVKPYILEVLPEGFTDENTVWHINPTGIFEIGGPDGDAGLTGRKIIVDTYGGAAPHGGGAFSGKDPTKVDRSAAYACRYLAKNVVAAGLADRCTIQISYAIGVAKPQSIHVDLHGTGKISEAVLEDKVLDLIGGATPRAIRQHLGLNKPIYARTTAYGHFGREPDADGGFSWEKTDLVDQLKALA
- a CDS encoding pentapeptide repeat-containing protein; the protein is MALAAEPLVRKRLTQAELDVICARHDRLFQARPGGARAVFAWMDLSGLSLKGRNLADADFAAACLEGCDLTGAKLDNANFFGADMQDAILAEASLRRSDLRGACLRGADLSGADLFEADLREGTIAAADARLGFKVIEPRHREETEASGACLAGANLQRSKMAGVIAVKADFSGAVMKDCKLVRANLKQADFRGADLAGADLSGADLSGADLRDAILVGCKTTMWRADGADMQGALTDNKSSCESVEKMPAAEMLREHARWCETGGAEGQPSVFNGVDLRPLKSITGLNLTALSAKGAVFYGLDMEGVQLQGAQLDNADLRSAKLRRADLRGARLRGARLNGADMREAQLGPLLIAADRLMPADLTGAILRGADLSGADLRRAVLAGADLGRATLHGAQTRQTDLTDANLAGVRGLIIDQAA